The Bacillota bacterium LX-D genome has a window encoding:
- a CDS encoding LysM peptidoglycan-binding domain-containing protein codes for MLRQQPRVPQNCPPAFLGRYTVLPGDTFFTIAQMFRVRIEALAVNNPHIPDPNVLFPGDILCVPGSITYPCCTVLRPRGRVPFGTGGVSYVNFAPRGGQSVSFMATLPQPTVLGNFNTYTGEIFIPGIGGFGNQLFATPEDPPTWSSRVDLPTVASVIPNSRVVIRPFNSLTGASGQTVLEGIVRCGSCKSQS; via the coding sequence ATGTTAAGACAACAGCCAAGAGTTCCTCAGAACTGTCCGCCTGCGTTTCTAGGCCGATATACCGTTCTTCCAGGTGATACTTTTTTTACTATTGCCCAAATGTTCAGGGTAAGAATAGAAGCACTTGCAGTAAATAATCCACATATCCCAGATCCGAATGTCCTATTTCCCGGGGATATCCTATGTGTGCCCGGTTCAATAACTTACCCTTGTTGTACTGTTTTACGACCTCGCGGACGTGTGCCGTTCGGAACAGGTGGAGTTTCTTATGTGAATTTCGCTCCCAGGGGAGGTCAGTCCGTAAGCTTTATGGCAACGTTACCTCAGCCGACAGTGTTAGGGAATTTTAATACGTATACAGGTGAAATATTCATTCCGGGTATTGGTGGCTTTGGCAACCAGTTGTTTGCGACACCAGAGGACCCGCCAACTTGGTCATCAAGGGTAGACCTTCCTACCGTTGCATCGGTTATACCAAACTCACGAGTGGTAATACGTCCTTTTAATTCATTAACCGGGGCATCGGGCCAGACTGTCTTAGAAGGTATAGTCCGGTGTGGAAGCTGTAAATCACAATCATAA
- a CDS encoding zinc metalloprotease HtpX yields the protein MGGFTNQIKTVFLMGLLTVLVVLAGKALGGNSGMILAFGFAVVMNGFSYWFSDKIAIKMTRSVPVSRNEAPELYDIVEKLTRNANLPMPKLYITPSPQPNAFATGRNPNHAAVAVTQGIMQLLNREELEGVLAHELAHIKNRDIFIGTLAAVMAGVITTLADWAQWALIFGGLNRDEDEGGGGLAALPLIILGPIAAMLVQMAVSRSREYLADATGAEIAGNANGLASALQKLERAAHAVPMHVSPATSHLFIVNPFSARSLMNLFSTHPPIEERVRRLHAMR from the coding sequence ATGGGAGGTTTTACCAACCAAATTAAAACAGTATTTTTAATGGGTCTATTAACAGTTTTAGTAGTATTAGCTGGGAAGGCATTAGGTGGAAATTCCGGCATGATTCTAGCGTTTGGTTTTGCTGTAGTGATGAACGGTTTTAGCTATTGGTTTAGTGATAAGATTGCCATTAAAATGACTAGGTCAGTACCCGTTAGTCGAAATGAAGCTCCCGAACTTTATGATATCGTAGAAAAGTTAACCAGAAATGCTAACTTGCCAATGCCGAAATTATACATTACTCCTTCCCCCCAACCCAATGCTTTTGCTACGGGTCGCAATCCCAACCATGCAGCTGTAGCAGTTACCCAAGGAATTATGCAGCTGTTAAACAGGGAAGAACTAGAGGGAGTTTTGGCCCACGAATTAGCTCATATCAAAAACAGAGATATTTTTATTGGAACCTTAGCTGCTGTTATGGCAGGTGTAATTACTACTTTAGCTGACTGGGCCCAATGGGCGTTAATTTTTGGAGGCTTAAATAGAGACGAAGATGAAGGAGGGGGAGGCTTAGCAGCTTTACCGTTGATAATTTTAGGACCAATTGCTGCCATGCTAGTGCAAATGGCTGTATCCCGCTCCAGGGAATACTTGGCGGATGCCACAGGAGCAGAAATCGCTGGAAATGCTAATGGCTTAGCTAGTGCCTTACAAAAACTGGAGCGTGCTGCTCATGCTGTGCCAATGCATGTAAGTCCGGCTACTAGCCACTTATTTATTGTTAATCCCTTTTCGGCTCGTAGTCTGATGAATCTTTTCAGTACTCACCCTCCTATTGAGGAAAGGGTTAGAAGGTTACATGCTATGAGATAG
- a CDS encoding sodium:calcium antiporter produces the protein MSTLMLLLGLVIVLISAEIFTNGIEWLGKKLHLSEGAVGSVLAAVGTALPETIIPVIAILFSSAHSGEEIGLGAILGAPFMLVTLALALVGIAGLVFPYQGAKRTKMLIDPTVISRDLTYFIPVYTLAIAVAFIDIYFLKVIVALSLIALYTAYVVKTISNGKVAGNNHLGPLYFARKQPEPPLATVYLQVGTALVGIVVGANLFVHGVEYLAQIFGISAFVLSIIIAPIATELPEKFNSIIWIRKGKDTLAFGNITGAMVFQSSIVPVLGILLTPWKLSSTALLSAILAVLAALYIIFIIKKKGELRPGALLLNGVFYLIFLGAVLI, from the coding sequence ATGTCTACTTTAATGTTGCTATTGGGGTTGGTAATTGTCTTGATCAGTGCAGAAATTTTTACTAACGGTATTGAATGGTTAGGTAAAAAATTACATCTTTCTGAAGGAGCCGTAGGAAGTGTTTTGGCTGCAGTAGGAACCGCTTTACCTGAAACTATTATTCCCGTTATTGCGATTTTATTTTCTTCAGCCCATTCCGGCGAAGAAATCGGTTTAGGAGCTATTTTAGGAGCACCCTTTATGCTGGTTACTTTAGCACTAGCTTTAGTGGGAATAGCGGGTTTAGTTTTTCCTTACCAGGGTGCTAAAAGAACAAAAATGTTAATCGATCCAACAGTAATTAGCAGGGATTTAACTTACTTTATACCAGTATATACATTAGCAATTGCAGTTGCTTTTATCGATATTTATTTTTTAAAGGTAATTGTTGCTTTAAGCTTAATTGCATTGTATACAGCTTATGTTGTAAAAACCATTTCCAATGGCAAAGTAGCAGGTAATAACCACCTAGGGCCTTTGTATTTTGCTCGCAAGCAGCCAGAGCCTCCCCTAGCCACTGTCTATCTTCAAGTTGGGACAGCATTAGTGGGAATTGTTGTTGGTGCTAATCTTTTTGTTCATGGGGTAGAATATTTAGCTCAAATATTCGGCATATCTGCTTTTGTTTTATCTATTATTATTGCTCCTATTGCTACGGAGCTTCCAGAAAAGTTCAATAGTATTATTTGGATCAGAAAAGGCAAGGATACTTTAGCCTTTGGAAACATTACAGGAGCTATGGTTTTTCAAAGTTCCATTGTGCCGGTTTTAGGAATTTTATTAACACCTTGGAAGCTTTCTTCCACTGCCTTACTTAGTGCCATTTTAGCAGTATTGGCTGCCCTTTATATTATATTTATAATTAAAAAGAAAGGAGAGCTCAGGCCTGGGGCGCTGCTTTTAAACGGTGTTTTTTATTTAATATTTTTAGGAGCTGTTTTAATCTAG
- a CDS encoding Rrf2 family transcriptional regulator, whose product MKLSTKGRYGLRALVDLASYKSKGPVATRVIAERQGISERYLEQLLVSLKQAGLVKSVRGAQGGYILAREPKDIKVGEIIRILEGPIAPVECVSEINPEDCVRSETCITKNIWSKLRDAMVEVLDSYTLEDLLKG is encoded by the coding sequence ATGAAACTTTCAACAAAAGGAAGATATGGTCTAAGAGCACTTGTCGATTTGGCTTCTTATAAAAGCAAAGGCCCTGTAGCAACTAGAGTAATTGCAGAACGACAAGGTATATCAGAGAGATATTTAGAGCAGTTATTAGTCTCATTAAAACAAGCAGGATTAGTAAAAAGCGTTAGAGGAGCTCAAGGAGGATATATTTTAGCCCGTGAGCCAAAAGACATCAAAGTGGGAGAAATAATCCGTATCTTAGAGGGTCCTATTGCTCCCGTAGAATGTGTCAGCGAAATTAATCCTGAAGACTGTGTTCGTTCAGAAACCTGTATTACGAAAAACATCTGGTCTAAACTTAGAGATGCCATGGTAGAAGTACTTGATTCCTATACTCTTGAGGATTTATTGAAGGGTTAA
- a CDS encoding phosphoribosylformylglycinamidine synthase, with the protein MTTTTVKRIFVEKKQGFDVEAQGLCRDLQDNLGIKGLSGVRIVNCYDISGITDQEYAQSRCTIFSEPNVDNVYDESLTIEPKDRYFAVEYLPGQYDQRADSAAQCVQLLTQKERPVVHSSKVIILQGEISDLDFTKIKAYYINPVESREAELKKPQTLQMEAVNPPDVEVLHGFINKKPGELEDLVTSLGLAMSFEDLKFCQDYFRDTEQRDPTITEIRVIDTYWSDHCRHTTFNAEITEVELEEGLYVKPISKAYEEYLKARSLVYGNRPKTICLMDIAVIGMKELRKQGLLHDLDESEEINACSIVVQVDVDDQQEEWLVMFKNETHNHPTEIEPFGGAATCLGGAIRDPLSGRSYVYQAMRVTGSGDPRTKIEDTLPGKLPQRKITIGAASGYSSYGNQIGLATGQVAEVYHPNFVAKRMEIGAVIAAAPKENVLRLKPVPGDKVILLGGKTGRDGCGGATGSSKEHTEESLLTCGAEVQKGNPPTERKLQRLFRKPEASKMIKRCNDFGAGGVSVAIGELTDGLEINLDAVPKKYEGLDGTELAISESQERMAVVVADQDVAAFINYADEENLEATVVAEVTEIPRLRMYWRKKPIVDLSREFLNTNGVTQQAKVLVQAPDEESYFKKIELRIEKENSDLKQAWLANLQDLNVCSQKGLVERFDSTIGAGTVLLPFGGKYQDTPAEGMAAKIPVLKGETTTATVMTYGYNPELASWSPFHGGFYAVLEAATKVVALGGKYENIRLTLQEYFEKLGQDEAKWGKPFSALLGAYFAQKQLGIPAIGGKDSMSGTFKDLNVPPTLVAFAVDVVKSTQVISQEFKKAGSRVVLVAAKRNEQELPDLDLLKNNFAKVSSLMEKGLVLAAHTVKTGGLAAAISKMSFGNRIGMVFSSEVPAKNLFRPDYGSLILEIPKDTDLQTAFGDTAYELLGYTQEKAAISINGLEISLAEALQVWTAPLAKIFPPKVIKEQTKIDPYSYNLQTSRKAAGIVAKPRVFIPVFPGTNCEYDSARAFAKAGAQVESFVFRNLTAADIEESIGQMVKMINKSQIIMLPGGFSAGDEPDGSGKFIAAVFRNPKVKDAVMTFLQQKDGLMLGICNGFQALIKLGLVPYGEIRDLDEEAPTLTFNQIGRHVSCMVQTKVVSSLSPWLSNVKVGDVHTIAVSHGEGRFVAKENTISDLIAHGQIATQYVDYSGQPTYEEPFNPNGSILAVEGITSPDGRVFGKMGHSERIGRDVARNIPGQKDQHLFESGVSYFK; encoded by the coding sequence ATGACTACAACAACTGTAAAAAGAATTTTTGTCGAAAAGAAGCAGGGCTTTGATGTTGAAGCGCAGGGCTTGTGCCGGGATTTGCAAGATAATCTAGGCATTAAAGGTTTAAGCGGAGTAAGGATTGTTAACTGCTATGATATCTCTGGAATTACTGACCAGGAATATGCCCAATCTCGCTGCACCATATTTTCTGAACCTAACGTAGATAATGTTTATGACGAAAGTTTAACCATAGAACCAAAGGATAGATATTTTGCAGTTGAATATTTACCTGGACAATATGATCAAAGGGCCGATTCAGCTGCCCAATGTGTACAGCTTTTAACTCAAAAGGAACGTCCTGTGGTCCATTCATCGAAGGTAATTATTTTACAAGGAGAAATTAGTGATTTAGACTTTACAAAAATTAAAGCTTATTATATTAACCCAGTGGAATCACGGGAGGCAGAATTGAAGAAACCCCAGACTCTACAAATGGAAGCAGTAAACCCGCCGGATGTAGAGGTTTTACATGGTTTCATCAATAAGAAACCTGGGGAATTGGAAGATTTGGTGACCAGCTTAGGATTAGCAATGAGCTTTGAAGATCTTAAGTTTTGTCAAGACTATTTTCGAGATACGGAGCAGAGGGATCCGACTATTACTGAAATTAGAGTCATAGATACCTATTGGTCCGATCACTGCCGCCATACTACTTTTAATGCGGAAATTACGGAAGTTGAACTAGAAGAAGGGCTATATGTAAAACCTATTTCTAAAGCCTATGAGGAATATTTAAAAGCCCGCTCCCTGGTTTATGGTAATAGGCCGAAAACAATATGTTTAATGGATATTGCAGTTATAGGTATGAAAGAGCTTCGTAAACAAGGATTGCTCCATGACTTAGATGAATCGGAAGAAATAAATGCTTGCAGCATTGTTGTGCAAGTGGATGTAGATGACCAGCAAGAAGAATGGCTAGTAATGTTTAAAAATGAGACCCATAACCATCCTACAGAAATTGAGCCTTTTGGAGGTGCTGCTACTTGTTTAGGAGGGGCTATCCGAGATCCCCTTTCAGGCAGGTCTTATGTCTACCAGGCTATGCGGGTTACAGGAAGTGGTGATCCTAGAACCAAAATTGAAGATACTTTGCCGGGTAAATTGCCCCAACGGAAAATTACCATTGGAGCAGCCTCTGGCTATAGCTCCTATGGCAATCAGATTGGCTTAGCTACTGGTCAAGTAGCAGAAGTCTACCATCCTAATTTCGTAGCTAAAAGAATGGAAATTGGGGCAGTTATAGCTGCTGCTCCCAAGGAGAATGTGCTCAGGCTAAAACCAGTACCTGGGGATAAGGTAATTCTTTTAGGTGGGAAAACAGGTCGGGACGGATGTGGAGGAGCAACTGGTTCCTCCAAGGAACATACAGAGGAGTCCTTACTGACTTGTGGGGCGGAGGTACAAAAGGGAAACCCTCCTACTGAAAGAAAATTACAACGGCTTTTTAGAAAACCTGAAGCCAGCAAAATGATTAAAAGATGCAACGATTTCGGAGCCGGCGGTGTTTCCGTTGCAATCGGCGAATTGACCGATGGACTAGAAATTAATTTAGATGCAGTGCCAAAAAAATATGAAGGTTTAGATGGTACGGAATTGGCTATTTCTGAATCTCAAGAAAGAATGGCAGTAGTAGTTGCCGATCAAGATGTTGCAGCTTTTATAAATTATGCTGATGAAGAAAATTTGGAAGCTACAGTAGTGGCAGAGGTAACAGAAATACCTCGTTTAAGGATGTACTGGAGAAAAAAGCCTATCGTAGATTTAAGCCGGGAATTTTTAAATACTAATGGTGTGACACAACAAGCAAAAGTATTAGTACAAGCACCTGATGAAGAGAGCTACTTCAAAAAAATAGAACTTAGAATAGAAAAAGAAAATTCCGACTTGAAGCAGGCCTGGTTAGCTAACTTGCAAGATTTAAATGTCTGCAGCCAGAAAGGTTTGGTCGAGCGCTTTGATAGTACTATCGGAGCAGGTACAGTTTTGCTGCCTTTTGGAGGTAAGTACCAAGACACTCCTGCAGAAGGGATGGCTGCTAAGATTCCTGTACTGAAGGGCGAGACAACAACTGCCACGGTAATGACCTATGGATATAATCCGGAGTTAGCTTCCTGGAGTCCCTTTCACGGTGGATTTTATGCTGTTCTTGAAGCAGCAACAAAGGTAGTGGCTTTAGGGGGAAAATATGAAAATATTAGACTTACACTACAGGAGTACTTTGAAAAGTTAGGCCAGGACGAAGCAAAATGGGGGAAACCTTTTAGTGCCTTGCTTGGTGCCTACTTTGCCCAAAAACAATTAGGGATACCTGCTATTGGCGGTAAAGACAGTATGTCAGGTACTTTTAAAGATTTAAATGTTCCTCCCACTTTAGTTGCCTTTGCCGTAGATGTAGTAAAATCTACGCAGGTAATCTCGCAAGAATTTAAAAAAGCAGGCAGTCGGGTAGTGTTGGTGGCTGCTAAAAGAAATGAGCAAGAGCTTCCTGATTTAGATTTATTGAAAAATAACTTTGCAAAAGTAAGTTCACTTATGGAAAAAGGACTGGTTTTAGCTGCCCATACGGTCAAAACAGGCGGGTTGGCAGCTGCCATTAGTAAAATGAGCTTTGGCAACAGAATTGGTATGGTATTTTCTTCGGAAGTACCTGCTAAAAATCTTTTTAGACCTGACTATGGTTCACTTATTTTAGAAATCCCCAAGGATACAGATTTGCAGACTGCCTTTGGGGACACTGCATATGAGCTCCTAGGATACACTCAAGAGAAGGCTGCCATCAGCATCAACGGCTTAGAAATAAGTTTAGCGGAAGCATTGCAAGTTTGGACAGCTCCGTTAGCTAAGATTTTTCCTCCTAAAGTAATAAAGGAACAAACCAAAATAGATCCTTACAGCTACAATTTGCAAACTAGCCGGAAGGCTGCTGGTATAGTAGCTAAACCGAGGGTATTTATTCCTGTTTTTCCTGGTACCAACTGCGAATATGATTCTGCCCGGGCCTTTGCGAAAGCAGGCGCTCAAGTTGAAAGTTTTGTCTTTAGAAATTTAACAGCCGCTGATATTGAGGAATCCATTGGGCAAATGGTTAAAATGATTAACAAATCCCAAATAATTATGCTCCCTGGTGGCTTTAGTGCTGGAGATGAACCAGATGGCTCAGGTAAATTTATAGCGGCAGTTTTTAGAAATCCTAAAGTTAAAGACGCTGTTATGACTTTTTTACAACAGAAGGACGGCTTAATGCTAGGTATTTGTAATGGCTTTCAAGCATTGATTAAGCTTGGTTTAGTTCCCTACGGTGAAATAAGGGATTTAGACGAGGAAGCACCTACTTTAACTTTTAATCAGATTGGGCGGCACGTTTCCTGTATGGTTCAAACTAAAGTAGTATCTTCTTTATCGCCTTGGTTAAGCAATGTAAAAGTTGGGGATGTGCATACCATTGCAGTTTCCCACGGAGAAGGCAGGTTTGTAGCTAAGGAAAATACTATTTCAGACTTAATTGCTCATGGGCAAATTGCTACTCAATATGTGGATTATTCAGGTCAGCCAACTTATGAGGAACCTTTTAATCCCAACGGTTCCATTCTAGCTGTAGAAGGCATTACTAGCCCTGATGGCCGGGTTTTTGGCAAAATGGGCCACTCTGAAAGAATTGGAAGAGATGTTGCACGTAATATTCCGGGCCAAAAAGACCAGCACCTTTTTGAATCAGGAGTAAGTTATTTTAAATAA
- a CDS encoding ABC transporter substrate-binding protein → MTSLKTKTVKILVFAIVAAIAITLFTAGCAKQSSQKLTKVRLCEVVHSIFYAPQYVAINKGFFKDEGLEIELSTGQGADKVMTALLSNSADIGLAGPEATVYVYNQGQKDYVVNFAQLTKRDGSFLVGRKQEPNFKWENLKGKTVIGGRPGGVPEMVLEYILKEHGLTPGKDVNIITNLQFTATAGAFKGGTGDYVALFEPTASMLEKEKAGYVIASNGLAGGEVPFTAFMAKKSYIEKNSDVVQKFTNAIYKAQTWVDTHSAQEVATAIRSFFPETDLDILIKVVTRYKYQDTWDKNPILESSSLDHLQKIIKTAGELDKTIDSDTLITRTFAQSAMQNK, encoded by the coding sequence GTGACAAGTTTAAAGACTAAAACTGTAAAAATATTAGTTTTTGCTATAGTAGCTGCTATTGCTATCACCCTTTTTACTGCAGGGTGTGCAAAACAAAGTTCCCAGAAATTAACTAAAGTCCGCTTATGTGAGGTTGTGCATTCCATTTTCTATGCTCCTCAATACGTAGCAATAAATAAGGGATTTTTTAAAGATGAGGGCTTAGAAATTGAACTCTCAACTGGTCAAGGAGCGGATAAGGTAATGACTGCCCTTCTCTCCAATTCAGCGGATATTGGCTTAGCAGGCCCGGAAGCCACTGTTTATGTTTACAATCAAGGCCAAAAAGATTATGTTGTAAATTTTGCCCAACTTACTAAAAGAGATGGATCTTTCCTAGTTGGCAGAAAACAGGAGCCAAACTTTAAGTGGGAAAACTTAAAAGGAAAAACAGTTATTGGAGGCAGACCTGGTGGAGTACCAGAAATGGTTTTAGAATACATATTGAAGGAGCACGGCCTAACACCAGGTAAAGATGTGAATATAATTACTAATTTACAGTTTACAGCCACTGCCGGTGCCTTTAAAGGAGGTACGGGAGATTACGTAGCTCTCTTTGAACCTACAGCTAGTATGCTGGAAAAAGAAAAGGCCGGGTATGTAATTGCTTCCAACGGTTTAGCCGGCGGGGAAGTACCATTTACAGCATTTATGGCTAAGAAAAGTTACATTGAGAAAAATTCCGATGTTGTACAAAAATTTACCAATGCCATTTATAAAGCCCAAACTTGGGTCGATACTCACTCTGCCCAAGAAGTAGCTACAGCAATTCGTTCTTTCTTCCCGGAAACCGATTTGGATATTCTCATTAAAGTTGTTACACGTTATAAATATCAGGATACATGGGATAAAAACCCCATCTTAGAAAGTTCTTCCTTAGATCACTTGCAAAAGATAATTAAAACTGCTGGTGAACTAGACAAAACTATAGACTCCGATACTCTTATTACTCGTACTTTTGCTCAATCTGCCATGCAAAATAAATAA
- a CDS encoding ABC transporter ATP-binding protein produces MKIKINLENIGMKFQTLEGETEALKNISFSVPAGKFVSIVGPSGCGKSTILNIITNLITPTSGIVTVNGKVGYMLQRDHLFEWRTILKNCLIGPEIQRQNLKEARDYVQHLLATYGLKDFMNHYPNQLSGGMRQRAALIRTLAIRPDILLLDEAFSALDYQTRLTVVDEVWTILKKEHKTALIVTHDLAEAISMSDQIIVLTKRPGEIKSIHDIEFTKIGNRPLQNREDERFRFYFNTIWKELDIHVDRT; encoded by the coding sequence GTGAAAATTAAAATTAATTTAGAAAATATTGGAATGAAATTTCAAACCTTAGAGGGAGAAACAGAAGCCTTAAAAAACATTTCTTTCTCTGTTCCAGCAGGAAAATTTGTCAGCATTGTTGGCCCCAGCGGGTGTGGTAAATCAACAATTCTGAACATCATCACAAATTTAATTACTCCAACATCCGGGATAGTAACAGTCAACGGCAAAGTTGGCTATATGCTGCAGAGAGACCATCTGTTTGAATGGAGAACAATTCTGAAAAATTGCCTAATTGGGCCGGAAATTCAAAGACAAAATTTAAAAGAAGCTCGTGACTATGTACAACATTTGCTAGCAACATATGGGTTAAAAGATTTTATGAACCACTACCCTAACCAATTATCTGGGGGAATGCGCCAACGAGCCGCCCTAATTAGAACTTTAGCCATTAGACCGGATATTCTTCTTTTAGATGAAGCTTTTTCCGCTTTGGATTACCAAACTCGCTTAACAGTAGTTGATGAAGTTTGGACTATCCTGAAAAAGGAACATAAGACTGCTTTAATTGTTACCCATGACCTAGCTGAAGCTATTTCTATGTCCGACCAAATTATTGTTCTAACTAAGCGGCCTGGGGAAATAAAAAGCATTCATGATATTGAATTCACTAAAATCGGAAACCGTCCTTTACAAAATAGGGAGGATGAACGCTTTCGCTTTTATTTTAATACTATCTGGAAGGAGCTGGATATCCATGTGGACCGAACCTAA
- a CDS encoding ABC transporter permease — MWTEPKLSPERKQFLIKNKRYKASILITQITLLILFFAFWEIAANLRWIDPFITSQPSRIISTLKTLNAGGALYLHTGTTIWETFIGFTVGTIGGIFIAIILWWSDFLAKVSEPYLVVLNSLPKVALGPILIVWMGNGIGAIVLMALLISIIVTIISVLNGFLAVDKDKIKLLKTLGANKVQILTQVVLPASLPNMISALKVNVGLSWVGVIMGEFLVSKAGLGYLIVYGSQVFKLDMVMASVIILAIAAAAMYLAVAYLEKKIIKWN; from the coding sequence ATGTGGACCGAACCTAAGCTATCTCCAGAGCGCAAACAATTTTTAATTAAAAATAAACGCTATAAAGCCAGTATCCTTATAACGCAAATTACTTTACTCATCTTATTTTTTGCTTTCTGGGAAATTGCCGCTAACTTACGCTGGATCGACCCATTTATTACTAGCCAACCTTCCCGCATCATTAGTACATTAAAAACATTAAATGCGGGAGGGGCTTTATATTTGCACACTGGGACTACCATTTGGGAAACTTTTATCGGCTTTACCGTAGGAACCATTGGAGGTATTTTTATTGCCATTATCCTTTGGTGGTCTGATTTTTTAGCCAAGGTATCTGAACCTTACCTTGTGGTTTTAAATTCTTTGCCAAAAGTAGCTTTAGGGCCTATTCTCATTGTATGGATGGGAAACGGAATAGGAGCCATTGTTCTTATGGCACTCCTAATTTCAATCATCGTCACAATTATCAGCGTGCTCAACGGTTTTTTAGCTGTTGACAAGGATAAAATTAAACTGCTTAAAACTTTGGGAGCCAATAAGGTGCAAATTCTAACCCAAGTTGTTTTGCCGGCTAGCTTACCCAATATGATTTCTGCCTTAAAAGTAAATGTAGGGCTTTCCTGGGTTGGAGTTATTATGGGGGAATTCTTAGTTTCCAAAGCAGGTTTAGGTTACTTAATTGTCTACGGCAGCCAAGTATTTAAATTAGATATGGTTATGGCTAGTGTAATTATTTTGGCTATTGCTGCAGCAGCCATGTATTTAGCCGTTGCCTATTTGGAAAAAAAGATTATCAAGTGGAATTGA